From Candidatus Eisenbacteria bacterium, a single genomic window includes:
- a CDS encoding carboxypeptidase regulatory-like domain-containing protein yields the protein MRVGLLDSRSDGIPGLASTGKAGDVLLENERIRVVVSAPEHALGDAASGGWIIDAAPIDGRDSWGQASFVLADSIGIRKPRHTSMEIIHPSGSRSRGGVRFLGQDSRADGIRVDTEYLLAPGDSFVQVRTVYYWMPRGGTGGLTAIDRIAIGRTEVFLYGPGFLLEGEPAGGDTVFRAGAVSFAGDDVAYGWSSRACLEVRAPSEGVVRVRLDPESPDGRRLVFERRFHVTGAGPGASGERIEGEEAPARFSGTVRSEDSGRPLSGATVEFRDESGLRAAASTGPDGVFRAELPPGSYTVVASAAGGGEGASKRAKAGPGESETIDLEAEEPATIRFRIESEKGTLLPGRLTIRDRTGRALARAPGRLPIPGTVAAADGQGTVRVPPGEYTLYASHGILYSIDERHIKLRPGEIADAAFRLARAVDPGDLAAVDLRVHTAAGPEASAAAEELAAAALAEGLDALVFSDNGRVFVPGSDLAGGKILLIPGEEIVLDGIGRFGAFPLTAEEELAPRGGYGAEGKAPGFLFSLLRAGPSLPLIQVHAPRRESTGYFANTRLDPVTGLSANIEFDPGFDLVEVADAQGIEEGGLVLNDWFHLLNQGRRVLAAGNSGARGTGEGGVGVPHNRVDREGFETNRSGLIEALRAGRFFLTTGPILRFRVNGTGRSGDLLHDGDGLVEIALRVEAAPWVDVETVRILANGSVLLDRKAGLREGSLVVDLRESLPIHRDTWLVAVASGTRPLDPIYRGKRGERILPVAITNPIWVDFDGNGVFDPPGIR from the coding sequence GTGCGCGTCGGCCTTCTCGACAGCCGTTCGGACGGGATCCCCGGCCTCGCATCCACGGGGAAGGCGGGAGACGTCCTCCTCGAGAACGAGAGGATCCGCGTGGTCGTGAGCGCGCCCGAGCACGCGCTCGGCGACGCGGCGAGCGGCGGCTGGATCATCGACGCCGCCCCGATCGACGGGCGCGACTCTTGGGGCCAGGCTTCCTTCGTCCTCGCGGATTCGATCGGGATTCGGAAACCGCGGCACACGAGCATGGAGATCATCCACCCGTCCGGGAGCCGATCCCGCGGCGGGGTCCGCTTCCTCGGGCAGGACAGCCGCGCGGACGGGATTCGCGTCGACACCGAGTACCTCCTTGCCCCGGGAGATTCATTCGTTCAGGTACGAACGGTTTACTACTGGATGCCGCGAGGGGGGACCGGTGGTCTCACGGCGATCGACCGGATCGCGATCGGGAGGACGGAGGTCTTTCTCTACGGCCCCGGCTTTCTTCTCGAAGGAGAGCCGGCGGGGGGCGACACGGTCTTTCGGGCGGGTGCGGTCTCCTTCGCGGGCGACGATGTCGCGTACGGATGGTCGAGCCGGGCGTGCCTCGAGGTGCGGGCGCCCTCGGAGGGAGTCGTGCGCGTGCGGTTGGATCCGGAAAGCCCGGACGGACGCCGCCTCGTGTTCGAGCGCCGATTCCACGTGACCGGCGCCGGGCCGGGAGCGTCCGGCGAGCGGATCGAGGGAGAGGAAGCGCCGGCGCGGTTCTCCGGCACCGTGAGAAGCGAAGATTCCGGGCGCCCTCTCTCCGGAGCGACCGTCGAGTTTCGGGACGAGTCGGGCCTCCGCGCAGCCGCCTCCACGGGGCCGGACGGAGTCTTCCGCGCGGAGCTTCCGCCCGGTTCCTACACGGTGGTCGCCTCGGCGGCCGGCGGCGGCGAGGGGGCATCGAAGCGCGCCAAAGCCGGCCCCGGCGAGTCCGAGACGATCGATCTCGAGGCCGAGGAGCCGGCGACGATCCGCTTTCGCATCGAGAGCGAGAAGGGAACGCTTCTCCCGGGCCGCCTGACGATCCGGGACCGTACCGGCCGGGCGCTCGCGCGCGCTCCGGGAAGGCTTCCGATCCCGGGGACGGTGGCCGCGGCGGATGGGCAGGGGACGGTCCGCGTTCCGCCGGGCGAGTACACGCTCTACGCTTCTCACGGCATCCTGTATTCCATCGATGAACGACACATAAAGCTTCGGCCGGGCGAGATCGCGGACGCGGCCTTCCGGCTGGCCCGCGCCGTCGATCCGGGAGATCTCGCGGCGGTCGATCTTCGCGTTCACACGGCCGCCGGCCCGGAGGCGTCCGCCGCGGCGGAAGAGCTCGCCGCCGCCGCTCTCGCGGAGGGCCTCGACGCGCTCGTCTTCTCCGACAACGGTCGGGTCTTCGTCCCGGGCTCCGATCTCGCGGGGGGGAAGATCCTCCTCATTCCCGGCGAGGAGATCGTCCTGGACGGGATCGGCCGCTTCGGCGCGTTCCCCCTGACGGCGGAGGAAGAACTCGCCCCGCGAGGGGGCTACGGAGCGGAGGGGAAGGCCCCCGGGTTTCTCTTCTCGCTTCTCCGCGCCGGACCGAGCCTTCCCCTCATTCAAGTCCATGCGCCGCGCCGCGAATCGACCGGGTACTTCGCGAACACGCGGCTCGATCCGGTGACCGGACTCTCGGCCAACATCGAGTTCGATCCGGGGTTCGACCTCGTCGAGGTGGCGGACGCACAGGGGATCGAGGAGGGCGGGCTTGTCTTGAACGACTGGTTCCATCTCCTGAACCAGGGGCGGCGCGTGCTCGCCGCGGGGAATTCGGGCGCCCGCGGGACGGGAGAGGGCGGTGTGGGCGTTCCGCACAACCGCGTCGACCGAGAAGGTTTCGAGACGAACCGTTCGGGTCTCATCGAAGCGCTCCGCGCCGGGCGGTTTTTTCTGACGACCGGGCCGATCCTTCGGTTCCGGGTGAACGGGACGGGGCGCTCCGGCGATCTCCTCCACGACGGCGACGGGCTCGTGGAGATCGCGCTGCGGGTGGAGGCGGCTCCGTGGGTCGACGTGGAGACCGTCCGAATCCTCGCGAACGGATCGGTCTTGCTCGATCGAAAAGCGGGCCTGCGGGAGGGATCGCTCGTCGTCGACCTCCGCGAGAGCCTCCCGATCCACCGGGACACGTGGCTCGTGGCGGTCGCCTCCGGGACACGCCCTCTCGATCCGATCTATCGCGGAAAGCGCGGAGAGCGTATTCTCCCCGTGGCGATCACGAACCCGATCTGGGTCGATTTCGACGGGAACGGCGTCTTCGATCCACCGGGCATCCGGTAG